Below is a genomic region from Buchnera aphidicola (Nurudea yanoniella).
AATTATTTTTTATAGCATTAATCCATGATTGGTTTTTTTTTAAAATAGAGCTATTTCGTAATGCATAAGAAATGCATAAACCAGAATCACGCATATTCAATCCTTGATTTAAACCTTGAGAACCACATCCAACAATAACAATATTCTTTCCTTTTAAAATATTATTTTCTTCAGAAAGAAAACTTTTTTTCATTAATTGACATGTTTGCAAATTAATTAATTTTTGACGAAAATTCAGCGAATTAAAATAATTTTTCATAAAATCTCAATAATTTTGTAGAATAGAAATATGACTATATCTTAAAGATATGTTATTAATTAAAAAAAATAAAAATAACAATAAATATTTTTAAATTATATTTTTCTTACTGCACCTTGATCAGCACTAGTAGCAAATAGCGAATATATTTTTAAAGATGATGAAATATCGCGTTTTCTACACATAGGAGTATATGCAAATTTTCCTCTTTTCTCTTCATTAATGGTTCTTTTTAATAATTCATCAGAAGTAATATCTAAATTTATTATTCGTTCAGGAATATTAATATTTATAAAATCACCATTTTTTACTAAAGCAATAATTCCTAAATTTGCTGCTTCAGGAGAAATATGTCCAATAGATAAACCAGAAGTACCCCCGGAAAACCGACCATCAGTTATCAAAGCACAATATTCATCTAATCCGGTTGACTTTAAATAAGTAGTAGGATACAACATTTCTTGCATACCAGGACCTCCTTTAGGACCTTCATAACGTATTACAATTACATGGCCTTTTTTAATTTTTCCATTCAAAATCGATTTTACTGCATCTTCCTGACTTTCAAAAACGATTGCACATCCTCTAAATATTAAATTATTTTTTTTAACTCCAGCTGTTTTAACAACACAACCATTTTTTGCAAGATTTCCATATAATACAGCTATTCCTCCATCAGTACTAAATGCAAATTTATAAGAACGAATACATCCATTTTGACGATCTCTATCTAATGATTTCCACCTATATTCTTGAGAAAATGGTTTTACTGTTTTTTTCCCTAATGGTCCTGCACGAAACATATTAATTACTTTTGTGTTTTTTGTAGTTAAAATATCATATTCATTTAACATTGTTTCTAAATTTAGTCCAAGAATATTATATGTATTTTTGTTTAATAAATTAATACGATTTAGTTCTGCTAATAAACCTATTACTCCTCCAGAACGATGAAAATCTTCCATATAATATATAGAACTATTAGGAGCTATTTTGCACAAATTAGGAATTTTTTTAGATAAATAATCAATATCTGATATTTTAAAATTAATTTTTCCTTCGTGAGCAATAGCTAATAAATGCAAAATAGTATTAGTTGATCCTCCCATAGAAATATCTAAAGACATAGCATTTAAAAAAGCTTCTCTAGAAGCAATTTTTCTTGGTAATACATTAATATTATTATTCTCATAATAATCTTTAGTTATTTTGACAATTAATTTTCCTGATTCAACAAATAATTTTTTTCTATCTATATGCGTTGCTAATAATGTTCCATTTCCAGGTAATGATAAACCTAATGCTTCAGTAAGACAATTCATAGAATTAGCAGTAAATAAACCAGAACAAGAACCACAAGTAGGACAAGCAGAATCTTCAATTTCATCAACTAATTTTTGAGAATATTTTGAATCAGCACTATATATAATTGCATCAACTAAATTTATTTTTCTAACTTTATTATTTATAGAGATTTTCCCTGATTCCATAGGACCACCAGAAATAAATACACATGGAATATTTAAACGAAAAGCAGCCATTAACATACCTGGTGTAATTTTATCACAATTAGAAATACAAACCATAGCATCTACACAATGTGCATTAATCATATATTCTACAGAATCTGCTATTAGTTCTCGCGAAGGAAGAGAATATAACATTCCAGAATGTCCCATAGCAATTCCGTCGTCTATTGCAATAGTATTAAATTCTTTAGCTACACCTCCCTCTAATTTTATTACATCAGAAACTAATTTTCCTAATTCCCTCAAATGAATGTGACCAGGTACAAATTCAGTAAAAGAATTGACAATAGCAATTATAGGTTTTTTGAAATCTAAATCTGTCATTCCTGTTGCTTTCCATAAAGATCTTGCTCCTGCCATATTTCGTCCTTGAGTCGTTGTAAAAGAACGATAGCGCGGCATAATTTTTCCTAAAGTAACTTGATTTTCAGAAATTGGAGTTTATTAATTAAAATTTTTTAATTGTAATTTTTTTTAAAATACGTGTATTAAGAAGAAAGGGCATAAATAATTTAAGTGTTTAAATAATTATTAAAAATATATTGATATTTTATGCTAATTAAAATATAAAAAATTTTTAAAAAGTTATTCTAAAATTTCACAGAAAATTTTAATTATATATATTTATTTGATTTAAGTTATTATTTATTAAGTATAATAAAAAATATTTCACAACTTTTTTCAGGGGTGAAGGGAATCGAACCCCTAACATTCGGTTTTGGAGACCGATGCTCTACCATTTGAACTACACCCCTAATTTTTTTACCTTAAATCTATCAAAAAATTAAAATATTAACAATTTAATTATACTATTAAATATAAATCAAGTCTAGTACCAACTTAATTCTAAATCAGTATTTTTAATTATTTTCAGTAAAATAAATTATTTCTATATACACTTGAATAAAAAGATGATTTTACTTATAAATATTTTTTCTATTTTATAATAAAATTTAATTACAACAATAATAAATAAAAAAAAACATTTTATTTAAAAATAACAATAACAGGTATAATTTAATGAAAATTCCTATTTATTTGGATTATGCAGCTACTACTCCAGTAGACATTTTAGTCATGAAAAAAATAATAAAATTTTTAACATTAAAAGATGCGTTTGGAAACCCCGCTTCTCGTTCACATCAATTTGGATGGAAAGCAGAAGAAGCCGTTGATGTGGCAAGAAATCAAATTTCTGAGTTAATTAATGCAGATTCTCGAGAAATAGTTTTTACTTCAGGAGCTACTGAATCTAATAATTTAGCAATTAAAGGAGTTTCTGAATTTTATAAAAGAAAAGGAAATCACATAATTACAACTAAAACAGAACATAAATCTGTTTTAGATACTTGCAAATATCTAGAAAGTAAAGGATTTCAAGTAACATATCTTAATCCTTCAAAAAATGGCATAATTAATTTAGAAAAGATAAAAAATAGCATTTGTGAAAAAACAATACTTATTTCTATTATGCATGTAAATAATGAAACTGGGGTAATACAAGATATAAAAAAAATTTCTGAAGTTTGCAATAAACATGGAGTTTTATTTCATGTCGATGCTACTCAAAGTATAGGAAAATTACATATCGATTTACAAAAAACAAAAATAGACTTAATGTCATTTTCTGCACATAAAATCTATGGTCCAAAAGGTATTGGTGTATTATATGTTCGAAGAAAACCTCGTGTCCGATTATCTGCACAAATACACGGAGGAGGACATGAAAGAGGTATGAGGTCAGGAACGTTACCAGTACACCAAATTGTTGGTATGGGTGAATCATGTGCTCTTGCTAAGAAAAATATTGATACAGATTATATTCATACAATAAATCTTCGAAACCATCTTTGGAATGGTCTTAAAAATATTGAGGAAGTGCATTTAAATAGTAATTTAAAATGTGGAGCACCTCATATATTAAATATGAGCTTTAATTATGTAGAAGGTGAATCTTTAATTATGGCTTTAAAAGATATAGCTGTATCATCGGGTTCAGCTTGTACATCTGAAAGTTTAGAACCTTCTTATGTACTGCGATCTTTAGGTTTAAAAGATGAATTAGCTCATAGTTCTATTCGTTTTTCAATTGGTCGTTTTACAACTATTTCGGAAATAAATTACACCATTCAACTAGTAAAAAAATCTATTAATCGATTAAGAAATTTATCACCTCTTTGGGAAATGTTTAAATCTGGAATAAACTTAGATACTGTAAAATGGAATTATGATTAATATAATTAAATCAGGAAAAAAGATGACTTATAGTAAAAAAGTATTAGACCATTATGAAAATCCAAGAAATGTAGGTTCATTTTCAAATTCTGATAACAATATTGGAAGTGGTTTAGTAGGAGCACCAGCATGTGGCGATGTAATGAAGTTACAAATAAAAGTAGACGAAAATGAAATTATTAAAGATGCATGTTTTAAAACTTATGGATGTGGATCAGCTATAGCTTCTAGTTCTTTAATTACAGAATGGGTTATAGGAAAATCTTTATCAGAAGCTGAACAAATTAAGAATACTAATATAGCTGAAGAATTAGATTTACCTCCAGTGAAAATACATTGTTCTATTTTAGCTGAAGATGCTATTAAAGCAGCAATTACAGATTATAGAAATAAAAATAAAAATAAATAAATTTTTAAAATATCTATGGAAAAATTTAAATAAAATACAAACGTGTTGAAAATTTTAATATATTTTTTCAACACGTTTAAAATAACTTAGAATCATTAAATTATACATAATCTGGAAAGTATATGAATTATTTTCAATTATTTGATTTACCTGAATTATTTACAATTAATATGAAAAAGCTTTTACTTAAATTTCATAAATTACAAAAACAATATCATCCTGATGCAAATCATAGTTCTTCAAAAATTGAAAAAAATAAATTTTTAAGAAAAACAATAGATATAAATAAAGGATATCAAATTCTTAAAGATCCTATTGAACGGGCAAAATATCTATTACGTTTAAATTCATATAATTTTGAACTTAAAAAAAATAACATATTTAAAAAAAACTTTTTACATGAGCAATTAAAAGTATACGAGAAATTAGATACGTTAAAAAAATCAAGTAAAAATGAATCAAAATTAAACAATTTCACAAAAGAAATTAAAAAGAAAGAGAAATATTATTTATTAAATGTAGAAATTTTTTTAAATCAAAAGAATTGGAATTTAGCAGCGACAACATTATATAAATATTTATTTTATAAAAAAATTAAAAAGAAAATAAACGAATTTAATATACATCAAATTTAAATATTAAATTGGAAAAAATATGATTAAAATTAAAAAAGTTATGTATAATTCCAAAATCCTTACACATAAAAAAAATATATCTTTTGGAATTGATTTTGGAACTACTTATTCATTAATAGCAACAGCTTTATCCGAAAAAATTATTATTATATCTGATAAAGAAGATCGCGATCTTTTACCTTCAATAGTAAATTACAATCATTCGAAACCTATTGTTGGATGGAACGCTCAAGAAAAAAATGTATGTGATCCTGTTAATACAATATCTTCGGTAAAACGTTTAATTGGACTTTCTTTAAAAGAAATTAAAAAACTATATCCTTATTTAAAGTATAATTTTAAAGAAGACGAAAAAAAAACAGTTTCATTTATTGTAAATAATTCCATTGTAAATATCATTGATGTATCAAGTCAGATCTTATATGAATTAAAAAACCGTGCTATTTCACTTTTTCAAAAGGATATTCATGGAGTAGTAATAACAGTTCCTGCACATTTTAATGATATACAAAGACAAAGCATAAAAAAATCAGCACAGTTAATTAATTTAAATGTTTTACGTCTTTTAAATGAACCAACAGCGGCTGCAATTGCTTATGGTTTACATTTAAAAAACAAAGGTATTACTGTAGTATATGATTTAGGAGGCGGAACATTTGATGTCTCTATTCTTAATTTAAATAAAAAGATTTTTGAAGTATTATCTACCTCTGGAAGTACATTTTTAGGAGGTGATGATATTGACTATTTATTATTAAATTATATTAAAAATAAATTTTTATCATTAAATATATATAACTTATCAGAACAGCAAGAACTATTAAATCTTGTCAAATTAATAAAAATTCAATTAAGTTTCAAAAATTTTATTGCCGTTACATTTAAATCAATAAAAATTAAAGTTACTCACATAGAAATTCATAACATAATTAAACCTATTATTTTAA
It encodes:
- the hscB gene encoding Fe-S protein assembly co-chaperone HscB; this encodes MNYFQLFDLPELFTINMKKLLLKFHKLQKQYHPDANHSSSKIEKNKFLRKTIDINKGYQILKDPIERAKYLLRLNSYNFELKKNNIFKKNFLHEQLKVYEKLDTLKKSSKNESKLNNFTKEIKKKEKYYLLNVEIFLNQKNWNLAATTLYKYLFYKKIKKKINEFNIHQI
- the iscU gene encoding Fe-S cluster assembly scaffold IscU encodes the protein MTYSKKVLDHYENPRNVGSFSNSDNNIGSGLVGAPACGDVMKLQIKVDENEIIKDACFKTYGCGSAIASSSLITEWVIGKSLSEAEQIKNTNIAEELDLPPVKIHCSILAEDAIKAAITDYRNKNKNK
- the hscA gene encoding Fe-S protein assembly chaperone HscA, whose amino-acid sequence is MIKIKKVMYNSKILTHKKNISFGIDFGTTYSLIATALSEKIIIISDKEDRDLLPSIVNYNHSKPIVGWNAQEKNVCDPVNTISSVKRLIGLSLKEIKKLYPYLKYNFKEDEKKTVSFIVNNSIVNIIDVSSQILYELKNRAISLFQKDIHGVVITVPAHFNDIQRQSIKKSAQLINLNVLRLLNEPTAAAIAYGLHLKNKGITVVYDLGGGTFDVSILNLNKKIFEVLSTSGSTFLGGDDIDYLLLNYIKNKFLSLNIYNLSEQQELLNLVKLIKIQLSFKNFIAVTFKSIKIKVTHIEIHNIIKPIILKTLNICKLALKSANLSVKDVDNIVLVGGSTYIPIIRKYVMEYFKKFPLFSIDPDKVVVIGAAIQANMLSKKNKKNNILLLDVVPLSLGIEVMGGIVETIIFKNTKIPISQKREFTTFKDGQKSILIHILQGEEKTVKKCKSLSKFILSNIPIKPAGQTIIIVKFQIDVNGILSVTAKIKATNIKKNISINSIYECCELQSFNMKENK
- a CDS encoding IscS subfamily cysteine desulfurase; its protein translation is MKIPIYLDYAATTPVDILVMKKIIKFLTLKDAFGNPASRSHQFGWKAEEAVDVARNQISELINADSREIVFTSGATESNNLAIKGVSEFYKRKGNHIITTKTEHKSVLDTCKYLESKGFQVTYLNPSKNGIINLEKIKNSICEKTILISIMHVNNETGVIQDIKKISEVCNKHGVLFHVDATQSIGKLHIDLQKTKIDLMSFSAHKIYGPKGIGVLYVRRKPRVRLSAQIHGGGHERGMRSGTLPVHQIVGMGESCALAKKNIDTDYIHTINLRNHLWNGLKNIEEVHLNSNLKCGAPHILNMSFNYVEGESLIMALKDIAVSSGSACTSESLEPSYVLRSLGLKDELAHSSIRFSIGRFTTISEINYTIQLVKKSINRLRNLSPLWEMFKSGINLDTVKWNYD
- the ilvD gene encoding dihydroxy-acid dehydratase, with product MPRYRSFTTTQGRNMAGARSLWKATGMTDLDFKKPIIAIVNSFTEFVPGHIHLRELGKLVSDVIKLEGGVAKEFNTIAIDDGIAMGHSGMLYSLPSRELIADSVEYMINAHCVDAMVCISNCDKITPGMLMAAFRLNIPCVFISGGPMESGKISINNKVRKINLVDAIIYSADSKYSQKLVDEIEDSACPTCGSCSGLFTANSMNCLTEALGLSLPGNGTLLATHIDRKKLFVESGKLIVKITKDYYENNNINVLPRKIASREAFLNAMSLDISMGGSTNTILHLLAIAHEGKINFKISDIDYLSKKIPNLCKIAPNSSIYYMEDFHRSGGVIGLLAELNRINLLNKNTYNILGLNLETMLNEYDILTTKNTKVINMFRAGPLGKKTVKPFSQEYRWKSLDRDRQNGCIRSYKFAFSTDGGIAVLYGNLAKNGCVVKTAGVKKNNLIFRGCAIVFESQEDAVKSILNGKIKKGHVIVIRYEGPKGGPGMQEMLYPTTYLKSTGLDEYCALITDGRFSGGTSGLSIGHISPEAANLGIIALVKNGDFININIPERIINLDITSDELLKRTINEEKRGKFAYTPMCRKRDISSSLKIYSLFATSADQGAVRKI